The following are encoded together in the Capsulimonas corticalis genome:
- a CDS encoding LacI family DNA-binding transcriptional regulator, giving the protein MATRLIDIAEKAGVSLTTASHVMRGYTKSKIKRETWDHVLKVADELGYRPNAIARSLKIQRTNTIGLYTGYGYHSLRDPFLAEVYTGIQRVCSDLHYDFLVHVDIDGKDPSEIRLRLNDGKVAGLVVHAQSGDPVVAELARIRMPAVAIADRQSMLPSVTADDADGMRQLADYLWSRGHRHIAYLTSHLELASIEARSQTITRLMAERGGRCTVLPFPRLRPAEFLTRMLSTPDHPTALCCWNDYYAYQMVGAALQTGARLPEDIAIVGFDGLLDTLLPARALVTVRVPWEDMAAEASKMLLKLLEGETLPPVTTFPVTLVAGDTA; this is encoded by the coding sequence ATGGCGACACGATTAATCGATATTGCGGAAAAGGCGGGTGTGTCCCTCACGACGGCGTCGCACGTCATGCGAGGATACACAAAGTCTAAGATCAAGCGGGAGACCTGGGACCATGTGCTGAAGGTGGCGGATGAGCTGGGTTACCGGCCGAACGCCATCGCGCGATCGCTGAAGATCCAGCGAACCAACACGATCGGGCTTTACACCGGCTACGGTTACCACAGTCTGCGCGACCCGTTCCTCGCCGAAGTCTATACGGGAATCCAGCGCGTGTGCTCGGACCTGCACTACGACTTTCTGGTCCATGTCGATATCGATGGGAAGGATCCCAGCGAGATCCGCCTGCGGCTCAACGACGGCAAAGTCGCGGGCCTGGTGGTCCACGCCCAGAGCGGCGATCCCGTCGTGGCCGAGCTCGCCCGCATTCGGATGCCCGCCGTGGCGATCGCGGACCGGCAGTCGATGCTTCCCTCAGTCACCGCCGACGACGCCGACGGGATGCGCCAGCTCGCCGATTATCTTTGGAGCCGGGGCCACCGGCACATCGCCTACCTGACATCGCACCTGGAGCTGGCGTCCATCGAAGCGCGCTCCCAGACGATCACGCGCCTGATGGCCGAGCGCGGCGGACGCTGCACGGTGCTGCCGTTCCCACGGCTTCGCCCCGCCGAATTTCTCACACGGATGCTCTCGACTCCCGATCATCCCACCGCGCTTTGCTGCTGGAACGACTATTATGCCTACCAGATGGTGGGCGCCGCCCTCCAAACCGGCGCACGGCTGCCCGAAGATATCGCGATCGTCGGCTTCGACGGGCTGCTGGACACGCTCCTCCCTGCCCGCGCGCTTGTCACCGTCCGAGTTCCCTGGGAAGACATGGCCGCTGAAGCGTCCAAAATGCTCCTCAAGCTCCTCGAAGGCGAGACCCTGCCTCCCGTCACCACATTCCCCGTCACGCTCGTCGCGGGCGACACGGCTTAG
- a CDS encoding OsmC family protein — MATRKADAEWTGDLKDGQGTMELGSGAFKGAYSFKSRMENGVGANPEELIGAAHAGCFSMQFAAMLAAGGHVPTRIHTTAQVHFGPVDGGFAITGIDLATEGEVPGLSDEEFQKTAESAKANCPVSKALAATPITLKATLL; from the coding sequence ATGGCGACACGTAAAGCGGATGCGGAGTGGACAGGCGACCTGAAAGACGGTCAGGGAACGATGGAGCTGGGCAGCGGCGCGTTCAAAGGCGCGTACTCGTTCAAGTCCCGCATGGAGAACGGCGTCGGCGCCAATCCGGAAGAACTGATCGGCGCGGCCCACGCCGGCTGCTTCTCGATGCAGTTCGCGGCGATGCTCGCCGCGGGCGGCCACGTCCCGACCCGGATCCACACCACGGCCCAGGTCCACTTCGGCCCCGTTGACGGCGGCTTCGCCATCACCGGCATCGATCTGGCGACCGAAGGCGAAGTCCCTGGCCTGAGCGACGAAGAGTTCCAGAAGACCGCCGAATCGGCGAAGGCCAACTGTCCGGTCTCCAAAGCGCTGGCCGCCACGCCCATCACTCTCAAAGCAACGCTGCTTTAA
- a CDS encoding PAS domain-containing protein: protein MDVPRGEQDRVLETVAAADLSAETPHQLRRIADSAPLLIGYVGVDLRYRFNNRAYTEWFGLTGDEMRGKHIADIVGPVAFAAAKEHLDAACSGHVTQFDTHMSYQRGGSRYVHTTFVPDTAAGGEVQGIAIFVTDNSRLLQAQTDLMEAYKREVIVNTIGRAARSATDPMLILKTTTEVLGKALNADRCYYVTYDQKRGRGTVGPDWNRDGLESIAGEYDMFAYHLNRNAAYLSGTTDVVEDSFALPDNAMSVKLGLRALVRAPVHQNEVMTALVVAMSDQPRLWTERDISLVETIATQTRGAVEAARARLRERSFLRDVLSSVTGGKLLLCDHPGQLPPVRTLIHGPIPMDSTAALRAIRHETQQAAQKCGHAAEREVDLLTAASEAGMNAIVHAGGGTAYVSYSDDGVVQVRVEDQGLGITMENLPKAAFARGFSTKSTLGHGLKMMLETADRVYLLTGSTGTIVILEQERVQPLPAWL from the coding sequence ATGGACGTGCCGCGAGGCGAGCAAGATCGCGTCTTGGAAACAGTGGCGGCGGCGGATTTGAGCGCCGAAACGCCGCATCAGCTTCGGCGGATCGCGGATTCCGCGCCGCTGCTGATCGGCTACGTCGGCGTCGACCTGCGTTACCGCTTTAATAACCGCGCCTATACGGAATGGTTCGGGCTGACGGGCGATGAGATGCGCGGCAAGCACATCGCGGACATTGTCGGCCCCGTCGCCTTTGCGGCCGCGAAGGAGCATTTGGACGCGGCGTGCTCCGGCCATGTCACGCAGTTCGACACGCATATGTCCTACCAGCGCGGGGGCAGCCGTTACGTCCACACCACCTTTGTTCCCGACACCGCCGCCGGCGGCGAGGTCCAGGGAATCGCCATCTTCGTCACCGATAACTCGCGGCTCCTCCAGGCTCAAACGGACCTGATGGAAGCCTACAAGCGCGAAGTGATTGTCAACACGATCGGCCGCGCGGCGCGCAGCGCCACCGATCCCATGCTGATCCTCAAGACCACCACGGAAGTCCTTGGGAAGGCCCTGAACGCCGACCGTTGCTACTATGTGACGTACGATCAGAAGCGCGGACGCGGGACGGTCGGGCCGGACTGGAACCGGGATGGCTTGGAATCGATTGCCGGCGAATACGATATGTTCGCCTATCACCTGAACCGCAACGCCGCGTATCTGTCCGGAACGACCGATGTCGTGGAAGACTCGTTTGCCTTGCCGGACAACGCCATGTCGGTCAAGCTGGGCCTGCGCGCGCTGGTGCGGGCGCCGGTCCATCAGAATGAAGTTATGACCGCGCTCGTCGTCGCGATGTCCGACCAGCCGCGACTGTGGACCGAACGTGACATCTCCCTTGTGGAGACCATCGCAACACAAACACGCGGCGCCGTGGAGGCCGCCCGCGCCCGTCTGCGCGAGCGCTCCTTCCTGCGCGACGTCCTCTCCAGCGTCACCGGCGGCAAACTCCTGCTCTGCGACCATCCCGGCCAGCTCCCGCCGGTTCGCACGCTCATACACGGTCCGATCCCAATGGATTCCACCGCCGCGCTGCGCGCGATACGCCACGAGACTCAGCAAGCCGCTCAGAAGTGCGGCCACGCCGCCGAGCGAGAAGTGGACCTCCTCACCGCAGCGTCGGAAGCGGGCATGAACGCCATTGTCCACGCCGGCGGCGGAACCGCGTATGTCTCCTACAGCGACGATGGCGTCGTACAGGTCCGCGTCGAGGACCAGGGCCTGGGCATCACGATGGAAAACCTGCCCAAAGCCGCCTTCGCCCGAGGCTTCAGCACCAAATCCACGCTCGGCCACGGCCTGAAGATGATGCTGGAAACCGCCGACCGCGTGTATCTCCTGACCGGCTCAACCGGAACCATCGTCATCCTGGAGCAAGAACGCGTCCAGCCGCTGCCGGCGTGGCTGTAG
- a CDS encoding DNA topoisomerase IB, giving the protein MHTQATTQELHPDPMLSAKEAGLRYLSDTKPGIRRQKSGDGFRYLDPDGKVVKDEETLKRIRSLAIPPAYTDVWICPHPKGYLQATGRDARGRKQYRYHPKWRTVRDDTKYTRMIVFGEALPHVRERVFHDLGLPGLKRERVLATIVRLLETTMIRVGNEEYAKTNKSFGLTTLRNRHVDVGSSALKFHFRGKSGKDHSIELHDRRLARIVKRLRDLPGQELFQFVDDDGNRHSIDSGDVNAYLREISGDDFTAKDFRTWAGTVLAALALCDCEECDTDTQRKKNVVQAIEAVSQRLGNTPSICRKCYVHPAVIESYMEGALPEALKDVKAAIAADPHALDEGEAAVMKLLRKRGKG; this is encoded by the coding sequence ATGCATACCCAAGCGACCACTCAAGAACTTCATCCCGACCCCATGTTGTCCGCCAAGGAAGCCGGACTGCGTTATCTCTCCGACACCAAACCCGGCATCCGGCGTCAGAAATCCGGCGATGGGTTTCGGTATCTCGATCCTGATGGAAAAGTCGTCAAGGACGAGGAAACGCTGAAGCGAATTCGGTCGCTCGCCATCCCGCCGGCGTACACCGACGTCTGGATCTGCCCGCATCCCAAAGGGTATTTGCAGGCGACGGGCAGAGACGCGCGCGGGCGCAAGCAGTATCGCTATCACCCGAAATGGCGTACGGTGCGCGATGACACGAAGTACACGCGCATGATCGTCTTCGGCGAAGCGCTGCCGCATGTGCGCGAGCGGGTGTTCCACGACCTTGGTCTGCCGGGCTTGAAGCGCGAACGGGTCCTGGCGACGATTGTCCGATTGCTGGAGACGACGATGATCCGCGTCGGCAACGAAGAGTACGCGAAGACGAACAAATCGTTCGGGCTGACGACTCTGCGCAATCGGCATGTCGATGTGGGATCGTCCGCGCTGAAGTTTCACTTTCGCGGCAAGAGCGGCAAAGACCATTCCATCGAGCTGCACGACCGCCGTCTGGCGCGCATCGTCAAGCGCCTTCGCGACTTGCCCGGACAAGAGCTGTTCCAATTCGTGGACGACGACGGGAACCGCCACTCCATCGACTCAGGCGACGTGAACGCCTACCTCCGAGAAATCTCCGGCGACGACTTTACCGCCAAGGACTTCCGCACCTGGGCCGGCACGGTTCTCGCCGCCCTTGCCCTCTGCGACTGCGAGGAGTGCGACACGGACACCCAGCGCAAGAAAAACGTCGTGCAGGCCATCGAAGCCGTCTCCCAGCGCCTGGGAAATACGCCGTCCATCTGCCGCAAGTGCTATGTCCACCCCGCCGTGATCGAATCCTACATGGAAGGCGCGCTGCCCGAAGCCCTGAAGGACGTCAAAGCCGCCATTGCCGCCGATCCGCACGCGCTGGACGAGGGGGAGGCGGCGGTGATGAAGTTGTTGCGGAAGCGTGGGAAGGGATAG
- a CDS encoding ABC transporter ATP-binding protein encodes MQDSISVYCDGLTKVYKGGKKSGDIVAVDNISLRVPAGEFYGFLGPNGAGKSTSIKMLTGLLRPTSGRIVIAGHDLAVDPLAVKRAIGVLPEDLNLYERLTASEFLVFAGQMYSMPLAEARRRSEELLAVMELGDAGDKLIVDFSMGMKKKTALAGAMIHNPPVLFLDEPFNGIDALSSRKIRDVLKQRTEMGATVFFSSHVLEVVEKLCTRVAIIARGRLVGEGTMDELRALTHDTSLEDIFVHLVASPDEASPVADASQPWYSRSVSRFDGEQ; translated from the coding sequence ATGCAAGATTCTATTTCCGTGTATTGTGACGGACTCACGAAAGTGTATAAGGGCGGCAAGAAGTCGGGGGATATCGTCGCGGTCGACAATATCAGCCTGCGGGTGCCGGCGGGGGAGTTTTACGGCTTTCTGGGACCGAACGGGGCGGGGAAAAGCACGAGCATTAAGATGCTGACGGGGCTGCTCCGGCCGACGTCGGGGCGGATTGTGATTGCCGGGCATGACTTGGCCGTGGATCCGCTGGCGGTGAAGCGCGCGATCGGGGTGCTGCCGGAGGATTTGAATCTTTACGAGCGATTAACGGCGTCCGAATTTCTTGTGTTCGCCGGGCAGATGTACAGCATGCCGCTAGCCGAGGCGCGGCGGCGCAGCGAGGAATTGCTTGCCGTGATGGAGTTGGGCGACGCCGGCGATAAGCTGATCGTCGATTTCTCCATGGGTATGAAGAAGAAAACGGCGCTCGCCGGGGCGATGATCCATAACCCGCCCGTGCTGTTTCTCGACGAGCCGTTCAATGGGATCGACGCCCTTTCTTCGCGCAAGATTCGCGATGTCTTGAAGCAGCGAACGGAGATGGGAGCGACGGTCTTCTTTTCGTCCCATGTGCTGGAAGTCGTCGAAAAGCTGTGTACGCGCGTGGCGATCATCGCGCGCGGCCGGCTGGTCGGCGAAGGCACGATGGATGAACTGCGAGCGCTGACCCACGACACCTCCCTGGAGGATATCTTCGTCCATCTCGTGGCGTCCCCCGATGAGGCGTCGCCCGTCGCCGACGCGTCACAGCCATGGTACTCGCGCTCCGTGTCGCGTTTCGACGGGGAGCAGTAA
- a CDS encoding AraC family transcriptional regulator, producing MKNRYTVVQAAVHSRKATFIQMKHFYRYLPVGEEVRRQSLFVVSGGYTLIPPHTPYPPLNHPDDHDLRWTQGRTLQEYQVIYITRGGGVFQSRLGGSAQIKAGMLFMLFPGEWHRYSPDLETGWDEYWIGFQGKRAAELVAEYPLTTAQPVLNIGHSERLVEEFSRIFQEMRDEQVGYQKVIAAGALQVLAVAMAASLRQNFAGTEIARVVEAAKANLRERVHEPVNVEELAVELGVGYCWFRRAFREYTGISPAQYHLQLRIHHASELLRTTTLTVEAIGQRSGFESDNYFFRIFKKKMGYTPGAYRSMTNTDR from the coding sequence ATGAAAAACAGGTATACCGTCGTACAGGCGGCTGTTCATAGCCGCAAGGCGACGTTTATCCAGATGAAACACTTTTACCGCTATCTCCCGGTTGGCGAAGAAGTCCGGCGTCAAAGCCTGTTTGTCGTCTCGGGCGGTTACACGCTGATCCCCCCGCATACTCCGTATCCGCCGCTGAACCATCCGGACGATCATGACTTGCGCTGGACACAGGGGCGGACGCTTCAGGAGTATCAGGTGATCTATATCACGCGTGGCGGCGGCGTTTTCCAATCGAGATTGGGCGGAAGCGCGCAGATTAAGGCGGGGATGCTCTTTATGCTATTTCCCGGGGAATGGCATCGCTATAGTCCAGACCTTGAGACGGGATGGGATGAATATTGGATTGGTTTTCAGGGGAAGCGCGCGGCGGAGCTGGTGGCGGAATATCCACTCACGACCGCGCAGCCTGTGCTGAATATCGGTCACAGCGAGCGCCTGGTGGAGGAGTTCAGTCGTATCTTCCAAGAGATGCGCGACGAGCAGGTCGGCTATCAGAAGGTGATTGCGGCCGGAGCGCTGCAGGTGCTGGCGGTTGCAATGGCGGCGTCCCTGCGTCAGAACTTCGCCGGAACGGAAATTGCGCGCGTCGTCGAGGCGGCGAAGGCGAATCTGCGCGAGAGAGTCCATGAGCCGGTGAATGTGGAAGAGCTTGCGGTGGAGCTGGGAGTCGGTTATTGCTGGTTTCGGCGTGCCTTCCGTGAGTATACGGGGATCTCGCCCGCACAGTACCATCTCCAGCTGCGAATCCATCATGCTTCGGAACTGCTGCGCACCACGACGCTGACCGTCGAAGCGATCGGCCAGCGATCGGGCTTCGAGTCGGACAATTATTTCTTTCGGATCTTCAAGAAAAAGATGGGATATACCCCGGGGGCATATCGGTCGATGACGAATACGGATCGTTAA
- a CDS encoding DUF1559 domain-containing protein: MKSRFGFTLIELLVVIAIIAILAAILFPVFAKAREKARQITCASNLKQLGLGFLQYTQDYDEMLPYRSGSTGAQVIWPVTIMPYLKSIAVFSCPDDSTKSSAGFAQNPPLSYAANQNVITSPGNAIPSFNAPASTVLLAEQVNNTIDFKTTTYSNYDTICMTFGRPGWGVELVTGYMGGSNSAKWSRPARHTEASNFLALDGHVKWVRGAAVSPGLDNSSATGAETGGTYGAAAGTGNGAYALTFSRM; this comes from the coding sequence ATGAAATCTCGTTTTGGATTCACTCTCATTGAATTACTAGTAGTAATCGCAATAATTGCGATTCTCGCAGCCATTCTCTTCCCCGTCTTCGCCAAAGCCCGTGAGAAGGCTCGGCAAATCACGTGCGCCTCCAACCTCAAACAGCTAGGCCTGGGCTTCCTTCAGTATACGCAGGACTATGATGAGATGTTGCCGTATCGCAGCGGATCGACGGGCGCGCAGGTCATCTGGCCCGTGACGATTATGCCTTACCTGAAATCTATCGCAGTGTTCTCCTGCCCGGACGACAGCACGAAGAGCAGCGCCGGATTCGCGCAGAATCCCCCTCTCTCCTATGCAGCCAATCAGAATGTGATCACCTCCCCGGGCAACGCCATCCCGTCGTTCAATGCGCCGGCGTCCACCGTACTGCTGGCGGAGCAGGTGAACAATACGATCGACTTCAAAACCACGACGTACAGCAATTACGACACCATTTGCATGACGTTCGGCCGCCCGGGATGGGGCGTCGAACTGGTGACGGGATACATGGGAGGCTCCAATTCCGCAAAATGGTCGCGCCCGGCTCGCCACACCGAAGCCTCGAACTTCCTGGCGCTGGACGGCCACGTCAAATGGGTGCGCGGCGCGGCGGTCAGCCCAGGACTGGATAATTCGTCGGCAACCGGCGCCGAGACCGGCGGAACGTATGGCGCCGCCGCTGGCACAGGCAACGGCGCTTACGCCTTGACATTCAGCCGAATGTAA
- a CDS encoding glycoside hydrolase family 78 protein — MKLFGPLAGGAGLFLCLFGNFLPAACGAQKSMSPLKPIAPRCEYASSPMGVDTATPRLSWGLESAIREQRQTAYQVIATTQERQVWDSGKVLSAQTQQIEYSGAPLQSAQGVAWKVRVWDQHGVASPWSPTARWTMGILSLADWGAARWIGAPPTTEAATDSLLLRRQFLVKPRLTRALAFVCGLGQYEMSVNSVKAGDDVLAPGWSKYDKTCLYDTRDITSLLRPGPNAIGLLLGNGMYNVHGGRYTKFTRSFGPQKAICRMRLEYADGSVQTIDSNGAWRTAPGPITFSSVYGGEDYDARLLPIGWSSPRFNDDRWERAAILSGPGGELRGMSAAAPPIRTFEAFTPVAVKQLRPGVAVYDLGQNASIMPRVTVTGPAGSTVQIIPAELIHKDGSVDRASVGDAPAYWKYTLAGNGAESYFSKFYYHGCRYLQVEVSSPGGAAPPVIHSLSGVVIGSASPSIGEFHCSNDLFNRIHTLVRWAQRSNMVSVMTDCPHRERLGWLEEDHLNGPSLRYNFDLNQLFGKIESDMADSQTPEGLIPSIAPEYPVFGGDFRDSPEWGSASILVPWQQYEFTGDSALLRRRYDVMRRYLDYLTGKAKGHLLEYGLGDWYDIGPNPPGYSQLTPNGLTATAFYYQDAVIVARAAQMLGHTEDTTRYDALAEQIKAAFNAKFWNAETGQYATGSQTANAIPLVMGLAPAAARPSLVEALVSDVQRHGNAVTAGDVGYRYLLKALQEGGRSDVIFAMNNQSDKPGYGYQLKMGATSLTEAWDALPSSSQNHFMLGQINEWFYGGLAGIQFDPNAPGFQKIVIKPAIVGDITSTRASYDSVQGRIISAWKRDGATLTLDVTIPPNTTATVYLPTRDRASVRENGKAVSKAKGVQFLRNEDGVGVYQIESGHYTFTALY, encoded by the coding sequence ATGAAACTCTTCGGCCCACTTGCAGGAGGCGCGGGATTATTCCTGTGCCTCTTCGGCAACTTCCTTCCCGCCGCCTGCGGCGCTCAAAAATCCATGTCTCCGTTGAAACCCATTGCTCCACGCTGTGAATACGCCTCATCTCCAATGGGGGTAGACACCGCAACACCCCGGCTTTCCTGGGGACTGGAAAGCGCGATCCGTGAACAGCGGCAGACGGCGTATCAGGTGATTGCGACGACCCAGGAAAGACAGGTCTGGGACAGCGGCAAGGTTCTTTCCGCCCAAACCCAGCAAATTGAATACTCAGGAGCTCCATTGCAGTCGGCGCAAGGCGTTGCCTGGAAAGTGCGCGTCTGGGATCAACACGGCGTCGCTTCGCCCTGGAGCCCGACCGCACGCTGGACGATGGGCATCCTGAGCCTGGCGGATTGGGGCGCGGCCCGATGGATCGGCGCGCCCCCGACAACAGAAGCCGCCACCGATTCGCTGCTTCTGCGGCGGCAGTTCCTGGTAAAGCCGCGCCTGACGCGCGCGCTGGCGTTCGTGTGCGGGCTGGGCCAGTACGAGATGTCGGTCAACAGCGTGAAGGCGGGCGACGATGTGCTTGCGCCGGGCTGGAGCAAGTACGACAAAACATGTCTCTACGACACTCGGGATATCACATCTCTGTTGCGCCCAGGCCCCAACGCCATCGGGCTTCTGCTGGGCAACGGGATGTACAATGTCCATGGCGGACGCTACACAAAGTTCACCCGATCGTTTGGCCCGCAAAAGGCGATCTGCCGGATGCGCCTGGAGTACGCCGACGGCTCCGTGCAGACAATCGACAGCAACGGCGCCTGGCGCACGGCTCCCGGCCCCATCACGTTTTCCTCCGTCTATGGAGGGGAAGATTACGACGCCCGGCTTCTGCCCATTGGCTGGAGCAGTCCTCGCTTTAACGACGATCGATGGGAGCGCGCGGCGATCCTCTCCGGTCCCGGCGGAGAGTTGCGCGGAATGAGCGCCGCCGCCCCGCCGATTCGGACATTTGAGGCGTTCACGCCGGTCGCCGTCAAACAATTACGGCCAGGCGTCGCCGTTTACGACCTTGGGCAGAACGCGTCGATCATGCCGCGCGTCACCGTCACCGGCCCGGCGGGATCAACCGTTCAAATCATTCCCGCCGAACTCATCCATAAAGATGGATCGGTGGACCGCGCGTCGGTGGGCGACGCTCCTGCTTACTGGAAATACACGCTGGCGGGAAATGGCGCGGAGAGTTATTTCTCCAAGTTCTACTATCATGGATGCCGCTACCTTCAGGTGGAGGTCAGCAGCCCGGGCGGAGCCGCGCCGCCGGTCATCCACTCCTTGAGCGGCGTGGTGATCGGTTCCGCTTCTCCCTCCATCGGCGAGTTTCATTGCTCCAACGATCTGTTTAACCGCATCCACACCCTGGTCCGATGGGCCCAGCGGAGCAACATGGTCAGCGTCATGACGGATTGTCCCCACCGAGAGCGACTGGGCTGGCTGGAGGAAGACCATCTCAACGGACCGTCCCTGCGCTACAACTTCGATTTGAACCAGCTCTTCGGCAAGATCGAAAGCGACATGGCCGATTCGCAGACTCCCGAGGGGCTGATCCCGAGCATCGCGCCGGAGTATCCGGTCTTCGGCGGCGACTTCCGCGATTCTCCGGAGTGGGGCAGCGCGTCCATACTGGTTCCATGGCAGCAGTATGAGTTTACCGGCGACTCCGCCCTGCTCCGGCGCCGCTATGACGTGATGCGGCGCTACCTCGATTATCTGACCGGCAAGGCCAAAGGGCATCTCCTCGAATATGGCCTTGGCGATTGGTATGACATTGGTCCCAATCCGCCGGGCTACTCGCAGTTGACGCCTAACGGGCTGACCGCCACCGCGTTTTATTATCAGGACGCCGTGATTGTCGCCCGCGCCGCCCAGATGCTGGGGCACACGGAGGACACGACGCGATACGATGCTCTCGCCGAACAGATCAAAGCGGCGTTCAACGCCAAGTTCTGGAACGCTGAGACCGGGCAGTATGCGACCGGCTCCCAGACCGCCAACGCGATTCCGCTCGTGATGGGCCTGGCGCCCGCCGCCGCGCGTCCATCGCTCGTCGAGGCGCTCGTCAGCGATGTTCAACGCCATGGAAACGCCGTCACGGCGGGCGATGTTGGGTATCGTTATTTGCTGAAAGCATTGCAGGAAGGCGGACGTTCCGACGTGATCTTCGCAATGAACAATCAGTCAGACAAGCCAGGCTACGGCTACCAGCTCAAGATGGGCGCGACAAGCCTCACCGAAGCCTGGGACGCCCTCCCCAGTTCGTCGCAAAATCACTTCATGCTCGGCCAGATCAACGAATGGTTCTACGGAGGCCTGGCAGGCATCCAGTTCGACCCAAACGCCCCAGGGTTTCAGAAGATCGTGATCAAGCCGGCAATCGTCGGAGACATCACTTCAACACGAGCCAGCTATGATTCCGTCCAAGGACGAATTATCAGCGCCTGGAAACGAGATGGAGCCACGCTCACACTGGACGTCACGATCCCGCCCAATACGACCGCGACCGTCTACCTGCCGACGCGTGATCGGGCATCCGTGAGGGAAAATGGAAAAGCCGTTTCCAAAGCGAAAGGCGTTCAGTTCTTGAGAAACGAAGACGGAGTCGGCGTCTACCAGATCGAATCCGGGCATTACACGTTCACGGCTCTCTATTGA